A window from Prochlorococcus marinus CUG1435 encodes these proteins:
- a CDS encoding ribonuclease HII, with protein sequence MQEKKEDDLQQVLNKVFEVGIDEVGRGAVFGPVFSSVVVLTKKNKNILKQFGVNDSKKLTPKKRKLLLSKILLLSSDYGVGQSSVREIDKFGIRVATELSMIRALKKLKKKPTELIIDGPLLLRLWKGIQKNVVSGDTKFTSIAAASIVAKVSRDNLMERLEKNYSGYLIFKNKGYGTREHLSMIKKNGITSLHRKSFLKNQILFNSHHSKKSFTNCC encoded by the coding sequence ATGCAAGAAAAAAAAGAAGACGATCTTCAGCAAGTATTGAATAAAGTATTCGAAGTTGGAATAGACGAAGTTGGAAGAGGAGCAGTCTTTGGCCCAGTTTTCTCTTCTGTAGTAGTTTTGACTAAAAAAAATAAAAACATCCTAAAACAATTTGGAGTGAATGATAGTAAAAAATTAACACCCAAAAAAAGAAAATTACTTTTATCAAAAATTTTATTACTTTCTTCAGATTATGGAGTTGGGCAATCCTCAGTCAGAGAAATAGATAAGTTTGGTATCAGAGTTGCCACTGAACTTTCAATGATAAGAGCTTTAAAGAAGTTAAAAAAGAAACCAACTGAACTAATAATTGATGGCCCACTATTATTGAGGCTTTGGAAGGGAATTCAGAAAAATGTAGTGTCAGGAGACACAAAATTTACCTCAATAGCTGCAGCAAGCATTGTTGCAAAAGTATCTCGCGACAATCTAATGGAAAGGTTAGAAAAAAATTACTCAGGATACTTAATATTCAAAAATAAAGGTTACGGAACAAGAGAACATCTTTCAATGATTAAAAAAAATGGAATAACTAGTCTTCATAGGAAAAGTTTTTTAAAAAATCAAATCTTATTTAACTCACACCACTCTAAAAAATCTTTCACTAATTGCTGTTGA
- a CDS encoding DUF1997 domain-containing protein: MLLSFDAKQKLKLSVTRNKEYLSKYLLEEERVVGAMLDPKKLVPEGDGRYKYTVTSFKVFQLDINPVVSIAVENRDGILRMSALESTLDGLGIIDDFNLILKANLEATDIGLEGEALLGVSVSQPPLLKLVPKKILESTGHSVLNGILLGIKSRVQQQLVKDFLEWCELNKI, encoded by the coding sequence ATGCTATTGTCTTTTGATGCTAAGCAGAAACTCAAGCTTTCCGTAACACGAAATAAAGAATATCTTTCTAAGTATCTTTTGGAAGAAGAAAGAGTTGTTGGAGCAATGCTGGACCCCAAAAAATTAGTACCTGAAGGGGACGGTAGGTACAAGTATACAGTAACAAGTTTTAAGGTTTTCCAATTAGATATTAACCCTGTTGTTTCAATTGCGGTAGAGAATAGAGATGGAATTTTAAGAATGAGTGCCCTCGAAAGTACATTGGATGGTTTGGGGATAATAGATGACTTTAATCTTATTTTGAAAGCTAATTTGGAAGCAACTGATATTGGATTAGAAGGAGAAGCGCTTTTAGGGGTGTCTGTAAGCCAACCCCCTCTATTGAAGCTGGTACCAAAGAAAATTTTGGAATCTACTGGGCATTCTGTATTAAATGGCATTTTGTTAGGAATAAAATCCAGAGTTCAACAGCAATTAGTGAAAGATTTTTTAGAGTGGTGTGAGTTAAATAAGATTTGA
- the pheA gene encoding prephenate dehydratase gives MRKQVAYLGPKGTYAEKAAHILSKLANFQTPIFVPCNGLHSVIKSIAYNNCDAAVVPIENSVEGGVTATLDALWKFPDININKAIVLPIKHALISDGELSIISEVLSHPQALAQCSEWLSENLPNAISLPTNSTSEAVRMVKGSKFRAAIGSKSLIQIEGLKELAFPINDVPGNCTRFVLLSKESNSDSANIASFAFSLISNKPGALLEAINFIADYGFNMSKIESRPSKRELGEYVIYIDLEINNQNNIENFLELKNDLKPLCKNFVDFGNYFSENVELD, from the coding sequence ATGCGCAAACAAGTTGCATATTTAGGTCCTAAAGGGACATACGCAGAAAAAGCAGCTCATATATTATCAAAGCTTGCCAATTTTCAGACACCTATATTTGTACCATGTAATGGGTTACATTCGGTCATTAAATCAATTGCCTACAACAATTGTGATGCTGCTGTAGTTCCTATTGAAAATTCTGTAGAAGGAGGAGTTACAGCCACTCTAGACGCCCTTTGGAAATTTCCCGATATTAATATTAATAAAGCAATAGTTTTGCCCATCAAACACGCATTAATTAGTGATGGAGAACTTTCAATCATTTCAGAGGTATTATCCCATCCTCAAGCTTTAGCTCAATGTTCAGAATGGTTATCTGAAAATTTACCTAATGCAATATCCCTTCCAACCAATTCAACATCAGAAGCTGTCAGGATGGTAAAAGGGAGTAAATTTAGAGCAGCTATTGGTTCAAAATCATTAATTCAAATTGAAGGGCTTAAAGAATTAGCCTTTCCTATCAACGATGTTCCAGGGAATTGTACTAGATTTGTCTTATTGAGCAAAGAATCTAATTCTGATTCAGCTAATATTGCCAGTTTTGCTTTCTCATTAATCTCAAACAAACCTGGTGCTTTACTTGAGGCTATAAATTTTATTGCAGATTACGGATTTAATATGAGTAAAATAGAATCTAGACCTTCTAAAAGAGAGTTAGGCGAATACGTGATTTATATTGATTTAGAAATAAATAATCAAAATAATATTGAAAATTTTCTTGAATTAAAAAATGATCTAAAGCCCCTTTGCAAGAATTTTGTAGATTTTGGGAACTATTTTTCCGAAAATGTTGAACTAGATTAA
- a CDS encoding methyltransferase domain-containing protein: protein MSLLLSIFLLFLFFLVLSIIWRMKARKYISSGTVASAYDAWTQDKLLERLWGEHIHLGFYPLGKKNIDFRKAKVQFVHELVKWSGLDKLPKGSRILDVGCGIGGSSRILAKYYGFNVTGITISPAQVKRARELTPQGLNCNFQVMDALDLKFEDGSFDAVWSVEAGAHMNDKAKFADEILRTLRPDGYLALADWNSRDLRICPPSIFERLVLKQLLEQWVHPNFISIDEFANLLGTNKNSAGSIITENWNSYTNPSWYDSIIEGIRRPLAILSLGPFAIVKSIREIPTILLMNWAFRKGLMEFGVYKCRG, encoded by the coding sequence ATGTCTTTATTATTATCAATTTTTTTACTGTTTTTATTCTTTCTAGTGCTTTCTATTATTTGGAGAATGAAGGCCAGAAAATATATTTCTTCTGGTACAGTTGCTTCAGCTTATGATGCTTGGACTCAGGATAAATTACTTGAGAGATTGTGGGGAGAACATATACATTTGGGCTTTTATCCCCTAGGAAAAAAAAATATTGATTTTAGAAAGGCTAAAGTTCAGTTTGTTCATGAACTAGTCAAGTGGAGTGGTTTAGATAAATTGCCAAAAGGTTCAAGAATTCTTGATGTTGGTTGCGGAATAGGAGGAAGTTCCAGGATTCTTGCAAAATATTATGGGTTTAATGTTACTGGAATTACAATTAGTCCGGCACAAGTTAAGAGAGCAAGAGAACTAACTCCTCAGGGACTTAATTGCAACTTCCAAGTTATGGATGCTTTGGATTTAAAATTTGAAGATGGATCATTTGATGCGGTCTGGAGTGTTGAAGCAGGTGCACACATGAATGATAAAGCTAAGTTTGCAGATGAAATACTAAGAACTTTAAGACCTGATGGGTATTTAGCATTGGCTGATTGGAACTCAAGAGATCTAAGGATATGCCCCCCATCTATTTTTGAGAGGTTGGTTCTTAAGCAATTACTTGAACAGTGGGTGCATCCGAATTTTATTAGTATCGATGAATTTGCTAATCTTCTTGGAACTAATAAAAATAGTGCAGGAAGTATTATTACAGAAAACTGGAATTCTTATACAAATCCTTCATGGTACGACTCTATTATTGAGGGCATTCGAAGACCTTTAGCAATTTTATCTCTTGGCCCTTTCGCGATTGTTAAGTCCATTAGAGAGATCCCGACAATACTACTTATGAATTGGGCATTTAGAAAAGGTCTAATGGAGTTTGGAGTTTATAAATGTCGAGGATAA
- a CDS encoding LON peptidase substrate-binding domain-containing protein, with protein sequence MGELSVRELPIFPLPEVVLFPQEVLPLHIFESRYRIMLQSVLESDSMFGVIKWDPTTKSMANIGCCAQIIKHQTAEDGRSNIITLGQQRFQILEIIRSTPFCTAMVSWISDDNIDNLQKLDSLKDSVKEALSDVINLTSKLTNTKKNLPDKLPDNPIDLSFWIGAHLGGNVAEEQQRLLEERNTFTRLEREYEMLDHTRKQLAARTALKESFPDIKGN encoded by the coding sequence ATGGGAGAACTTTCTGTAAGGGAATTACCTATATTTCCTTTGCCAGAAGTAGTCCTTTTCCCTCAAGAGGTATTGCCATTACATATTTTTGAATCTAGATACAGAATAATGCTTCAATCTGTTCTTGAGTCAGATTCTATGTTTGGAGTTATTAAGTGGGATCCAACCACTAAAAGTATGGCTAACATTGGATGTTGTGCACAAATCATAAAACATCAAACTGCAGAGGATGGAAGAAGTAATATCATAACTCTGGGACAACAAAGATTTCAAATTTTAGAAATCATTCGTTCGACTCCTTTTTGTACGGCGATGGTTAGTTGGATTAGTGATGATAATATTGATAATCTTCAAAAATTAGATTCTTTAAAAGATTCAGTAAAAGAAGCACTTAGTGATGTTATTAATCTAACAAGTAAATTGACTAATACTAAGAAAAATCTCCCAGATAAATTACCTGACAACCCCATAGATTTATCTTTTTGGATAGGTGCCCATTTGGGCGGTAATGTTGCGGAAGAACAACAAAGACTTCTTGAAGAAAGAAATACGTTTACTCGTTTGGAAAGAGAGTATGAAATGCTTGATCATACAAGGAAACAACTAGCAGCAAGAACAGCGTTGAAAGAAAGTTTTCCCGATATAAAAGGAAATTAA
- the rpsJ gene encoding 30S ribosomal protein S10 has product MTASIAQQKIRIRLKAFDRRMLDLSCDKIIQTADTTSASAIGPIPLPTKRKIYCVLRSPHVDKDSREHFETRTHRRIIDIYSPSAKTIDALMKLDLPSGVDIEVKL; this is encoded by the coding sequence ATGACTGCATCAATAGCGCAACAAAAAATAAGAATAAGACTTAAAGCATTTGATAGAAGAATGCTTGATTTATCTTGCGATAAAATAATCCAAACTGCTGATACTACTTCAGCATCAGCAATAGGTCCCATACCTTTACCTACAAAAAGGAAAATTTATTGTGTCCTAAGATCACCACATGTCGATAAAGATTCAAGAGAGCATTTTGAAACAAGAACACATCGAAGAATAATTGATATTTATAGCCCATCTGCAAAAACTATTGACGCTTTAATGAAACTAGATCTCCCTAGTGGCGTAGATATAGAAGTTAAACTTTAA
- the tuf gene encoding elongation factor Tu: protein MAREKFERNKPHVNIGTIGHVDHGKTTLTAAITNVLAKKGQAQAQDYGDIDGAPEERERGITINTAHVEYETEGRHYAHVDCPGHADYVKNMITGAAQMDGAILVCAATDGPMAQTKEHILLAKQVGVPALVVALNKCDMVDDEEIIELVEMEIRELLDSYDFPGDDIPIIQVSGLKALEGDSTWESKIEELMKAVDASIPEPEREVDKPFLMAVEDVFSITGRGTVATGRIERGKVKVGEEVEIVGIRDTRVTTVTGVEMFRKLLDEGMAGDNVGLLLRGVQKEDIERGMVLVKKGSITPHTQFEGEVYVLKKEEGGRHTPFFAGYRPQFYIRTTDVTGQITAFTSDDGSNVEMVMPGDRIKMTGELICPVAIEQGMRFAIREGGRTIGAGVVSKILK, encoded by the coding sequence ATGGCTCGCGAGAAGTTCGAAAGGAACAAACCACATGTCAACATAGGTACTATTGGCCATGTTGATCATGGAAAAACAACACTAACTGCTGCTATTACCAATGTATTAGCCAAAAAAGGTCAAGCTCAAGCTCAAGACTATGGAGACATAGATGGAGCTCCAGAAGAAAGAGAGCGTGGCATTACTATTAATACAGCTCACGTCGAATATGAAACTGAAGGCAGACACTATGCTCATGTTGATTGCCCAGGTCATGCTGATTATGTAAAAAACATGATTACAGGGGCTGCTCAGATGGACGGAGCAATTCTAGTCTGCGCTGCAACTGACGGACCTATGGCTCAGACAAAAGAGCATATCCTTTTAGCTAAACAGGTTGGAGTTCCTGCTCTTGTAGTAGCTCTAAACAAGTGCGATATGGTCGATGACGAAGAAATTATTGAACTTGTTGAAATGGAAATCAGAGAACTACTAGATAGTTATGACTTCCCTGGAGATGATATTCCAATAATTCAAGTTTCTGGTTTAAAAGCTCTCGAAGGAGATTCAACTTGGGAATCAAAGATTGAAGAATTAATGAAAGCAGTCGATGCTAGTATTCCAGAGCCTGAAAGAGAAGTTGATAAACCATTCTTGATGGCAGTTGAGGATGTTTTCTCAATAACTGGTAGAGGTACCGTAGCTACTGGAAGAATTGAAAGAGGTAAGGTAAAGGTTGGAGAAGAAGTTGAAATAGTTGGAATAAGAGACACAAGAGTAACAACTGTTACTGGAGTTGAAATGTTCCGTAAACTTCTTGATGAAGGTATGGCTGGCGATAATGTTGGTTTACTCTTACGAGGTGTTCAGAAAGAGGATATTGAGAGAGGTATGGTGCTTGTTAAGAAAGGATCTATTACACCTCATACTCAGTTTGAAGGAGAAGTTTACGTTCTAAAAAAAGAAGAGGGCGGTAGACACACTCCTTTCTTTGCAGGATATAGACCACAGTTTTACATCAGGACAACTGATGTGACAGGTCAAATAACAGCATTTACTTCTGATGATGGTTCTAACGTAGAAATGGTTATGCCAGGAGATAGAATCAAGATGACTGGAGAATTAATTTGTCCAGTAGCAATCGAACAAGGTATGCGATTCGCAATACGTGAGGGTGGACGTACTATTGGTGCTGGAGTTGTTTCTAAAATTCTCAAATAA
- the fusA gene encoding elongation factor G translates to MARDFPLERVRNIGIAAHIDAGKTTTTERILFYSGVVHKIGEVHDGAAVTDWMAQERERGITITAAAISTSWQDHRINIIDTPGHVDFTIEVERSMRVLDGVIAVFCAVGGVQPQSETVWRQADRYSVPRMVFVNKMDRTGADFLKVNKQIKDRLKANALPIQLPIGAEGDLTGIIDLVANKAYLYKNDLGTDIEEAPIPSEMEKEASEWRFKLMESVAENDEELIEIFLESGELSTEQLKKGIREGVLKHGLVPVLCGSAFKNKGVQLVLDAVVDYLPAPVDVKPIQGVLPSGKEDVRPSDDNAPFSALAFKVMSDPYGKLTFVRMYSGVLSKGSYVMNSTKDAKERISRLVILKADEREEVDELRAGDLGAVLGLKNTTTGDTLCNTEDPIVLETLFIPEPVISVAVEPKTKGDMEKLSKALTALSEEDPTFRVSTDPETNQTVIAGMGELHLEILVDRMLREFKVEANIGAPQVSYRETIRSSSKGEGKYARQTGGKGQYGHVIIEMEPAEVGKGFEFVNKIVGGAVPKEYIGPASNGMKETCESGVLAGYPLIDVKVTLVDGSFHDVDSSEMAFKIAGSMAFKDGVKKCNPVLLEPMMKVEVESPDDFLGSVIGDLSSRRGQVEGQSVDDGLSKVQAKVPLAEMFGYATQLRSMTQGRGIFSMEFANYEEVPRNVAEAIISKNQGNS, encoded by the coding sequence TTGGCACGCGACTTTCCCCTAGAACGAGTAAGAAACATAGGTATAGCCGCTCATATTGACGCAGGGAAGACTACAACTACTGAAAGAATTTTGTTTTATTCAGGTGTTGTTCACAAGATAGGAGAAGTACATGATGGTGCTGCAGTAACAGATTGGATGGCTCAAGAACGAGAAAGAGGTATAACTATTACTGCTGCGGCAATATCTACTAGTTGGCAAGATCATAGAATTAATATTATTGATACTCCTGGACACGTTGACTTTACTATTGAAGTAGAAAGATCAATGCGAGTCTTAGATGGAGTCATAGCTGTTTTTTGCGCGGTTGGTGGAGTTCAGCCTCAATCTGAAACAGTTTGGCGTCAAGCAGATAGATACTCTGTCCCAAGAATGGTTTTTGTTAATAAAATGGATAGGACTGGTGCAGACTTTCTAAAAGTTAATAAACAAATTAAAGATCGACTTAAGGCAAATGCACTACCAATTCAACTACCTATTGGAGCTGAAGGTGATCTTACAGGCATAATTGATTTAGTCGCTAACAAAGCATATCTTTATAAAAATGACTTAGGTACTGATATTGAAGAAGCACCAATTCCATCTGAAATGGAGAAGGAGGCTAGTGAGTGGAGATTCAAGTTGATGGAGAGCGTCGCAGAAAATGATGAAGAGTTAATTGAAATTTTCCTTGAATCAGGAGAATTATCCACAGAACAATTGAAAAAAGGTATTAGGGAAGGTGTTTTAAAACATGGATTAGTTCCTGTTCTATGCGGGTCAGCTTTTAAAAATAAAGGAGTCCAACTTGTATTAGACGCTGTTGTAGATTATTTGCCAGCTCCAGTTGATGTAAAACCAATACAAGGAGTTTTACCAAGCGGTAAAGAAGATGTTAGACCTTCAGATGATAATGCTCCTTTCAGTGCATTAGCTTTCAAAGTGATGTCAGATCCCTATGGTAAATTAACCTTTGTAAGAATGTATTCAGGTGTCCTTTCAAAGGGTAGCTACGTAATGAATTCGACTAAGGATGCTAAAGAGAGAATTTCTAGATTAGTGATTCTAAAGGCTGATGAAAGAGAGGAGGTTGATGAATTGAGGGCTGGTGATTTAGGAGCAGTATTAGGTCTTAAAAACACAACAACTGGTGATACTTTATGTAACACCGAAGATCCAATAGTTTTGGAGACATTGTTTATCCCTGAACCAGTTATCTCAGTGGCTGTTGAGCCAAAAACTAAAGGTGATATGGAAAAATTATCAAAAGCTTTAACTGCTTTGTCTGAAGAGGATCCAACCTTTAGAGTAAGTACTGATCCTGAGACAAATCAAACTGTAATTGCAGGTATGGGTGAGCTGCACTTAGAAATTCTTGTCGACAGAATGTTAAGGGAATTTAAAGTTGAAGCCAATATTGGAGCCCCTCAAGTTTCATACAGGGAGACTATTAGGTCTAGTTCTAAAGGTGAAGGTAAATATGCGAGACAGACTGGAGGTAAAGGTCAATATGGTCATGTAATAATTGAAATGGAACCTGCTGAAGTTGGTAAAGGGTTTGAATTCGTCAACAAAATTGTTGGCGGAGCTGTACCAAAAGAGTATATTGGTCCTGCATCTAATGGAATGAAAGAAACCTGTGAGTCAGGTGTTCTTGCCGGTTATCCACTCATTGATGTAAAAGTAACACTAGTCGATGGTTCATTCCACGATGTAGACTCATCTGAAATGGCCTTCAAAATTGCAGGTTCTATGGCTTTTAAAGACGGGGTTAAAAAATGCAATCCTGTCCTTCTAGAGCCTATGATGAAAGTTGAGGTCGAAAGTCCTGATGACTTTCTTGGATCTGTAATTGGAGATCTCTCCTCTAGGAGAGGTCAAGTAGAAGGGCAATCTGTTGATGATGGATTGTCTAAGGTACAGGCCAAAGTGCCCTTAGCCGAAATGTTCGGTTATGCCACACAACTCCGATCAATGACTCAAGGTCGGGGTATATTTTCGATGGAGTTCGCAAATTATGAGGAAGTTCCTCGTAACGTTGCTGAAGCTATCATCTCCAAGAATCAGGGCAACTCCTGA
- the rpsG gene encoding 30S ribosomal protein S7 yields MSRRNAAVKRPVLPDPQFNSRLASMMISRLMKHGKKSTAQRILSDAFSLISERTGGNAVELFETAVKNATPLVEVRARRVGGATYQVPMEVRQERGTAMALRWLVTFSRARNGKSMSQKLAAELMDAANETGSAVKKREDTHKMAEANKAFAHYRY; encoded by the coding sequence ATGTCACGTCGTAATGCAGCAGTAAAAAGACCAGTTCTTCCAGATCCTCAATTTAATAGTCGTCTTGCTTCAATGATGATTTCTCGATTGATGAAGCATGGTAAAAAATCTACAGCTCAAAGAATATTGTCTGATGCTTTTTCTCTAATAAGTGAGAGAACTGGAGGGAATGCAGTCGAATTATTTGAAACAGCCGTAAAAAATGCAACTCCTCTTGTCGAGGTAAGAGCTAGAAGAGTTGGTGGTGCAACATACCAAGTACCAATGGAAGTCCGCCAAGAGAGGGGTACAGCTATGGCATTAAGATGGTTGGTTACATTCTCACGTGCAAGAAATGGAAAAAGTATGTCCCAAAAACTTGCTGCTGAGTTAATGGATGCAGCAAATGAAACCGGTAGTGCAGTTAAAAAAAGAGAAGATACTCATAAAATGGCTGAAGCTAACAAAGCTTTTGCACATTACAGATATTAA
- a CDS encoding 30S ribosomal protein S12 yields the protein MPTISQLIGSERKRLTRKTKSPALKACPERRGVCTRVYTSTPKKPNSALRKVARVRLTSGFEVTAYIPGIGHNLQEHSVVLLRGGRVKDLPGVRYHIIRGTLDTAGVKDRRQSRSKYGAKAPKD from the coding sequence ATGCCTACCATCTCACAATTAATAGGTTCAGAAAGAAAACGTCTGACTAGGAAAACAAAATCTCCTGCATTAAAAGCCTGCCCTGAAAGAAGAGGGGTATGTACGAGAGTTTATACATCAACACCTAAAAAACCTAATTCAGCTTTAAGAAAAGTCGCTAGGGTGAGATTAACTTCAGGTTTCGAAGTAACAGCTTATATCCCTGGGATAGGACATAATTTGCAAGAACACTCTGTAGTGCTTCTTAGAGGCGGAAGAGTTAAGGATTTGCCAGGAGTTAGATATCATATAATAAGAGGAACTTTAGATACGGCTGGAGTCAAAGATAGACGTCAATCCAGATCTAAGTATGGAGCAAAAGCTCCAAAAGATTAA